In one window of Burkholderia cenocepacia DNA:
- a CDS encoding multidrug efflux RND transporter permease subunit has protein sequence MARFFIDRPVFAWVIAIFIMLGGLFAIRALPVAQYPDIAPPVVSIYATYPGASAQVVEESVTALIEREMNGAPGLLYTSATSSAGAASLYLTFKQGVNADLAAVEVQNRLKTVDARLPEPVRRDGIQVEKAADNIQLVVSLTSDDGRMTDVQLGEYASANVVQALRRVEGVGKVQFWGAEYAMRIWPDPVKLAGHGLTASDIASAVRAHNARVTIGDIGRSAVPDSAPIAATVFADAPLKTPADFGAIALRAQPDGSALFLRDVARIEFGGNDYNYPSYVNGKVATGMGIKLAPGSNAVSTEKRVRATMDELSRYFPPGVKYQIPYETSSFVRVSMNKVVTTLIEAGVLVFLVMFLFMQNLRATLIPTLVVPVALAGTFGVMYAAGFSINVLTMFGMVLAIGILVDDAIVVVENVERLMVEEGLAPYDATVKAMKQISGAIVGITVVLTSVFVPMAFFGGAVGNIYRQFALSLAVSIGFSAFLALSLTPALCATLLKPVSGDHHEKRGFFGGFNRFVARATQRYATRVGAMLKKPVRWLVVYGALTAAAALMLTQLPTAFLPDEDQGNFMVMVIRPQGTPLAETMQSVRAVESAIRRDEPTAYTYALGGFNLYGEGPNGGMIFVTLKNWKERKATRDHVQSIVARINERFAGTPNTTVFAMNSPALPDLGSSSGFDFRLQNRGGLDYATFSAAREQLLAAGGKDRALTDLMFAGTQDAPQLKLDIDRAKASALGVSMDEINTTLAVMFGSDYIGDFMHGTQVRRVMVQADGRHRLDPDDVKKLRARNARGEMVPLAAFTTLHWTLGPPQLTRYNGYPSFTINGSAAAGHSSGEAMSAIERIAAKLPAGIGYAWSGQSFEERLSGAQAPMLFALSVLVVFLALAALYESWSIPFAVMLVVPLGVIGAVLGVTLRMMPNDIYFKVGLIATIGLSAKNAILIVEVAKDLVAQRMSLVDAALEAARLRLRPIVMTSLAFGVGVLPLAFASGAASGAQMAIGTGVLGGVITATVLAVFLVPLFFVIVGRLFDVGPRRRGGAQPTTMEGSQP, from the coding sequence ATGGCACGTTTCTTCATCGATCGCCCCGTCTTCGCGTGGGTGATCGCCATCTTCATCATGCTGGGCGGCCTGTTCGCGATCCGCGCGCTGCCCGTCGCGCAGTACCCGGACATCGCGCCGCCCGTCGTCAGCATCTATGCGACGTATCCGGGCGCGTCCGCGCAAGTCGTCGAGGAATCGGTGACCGCGCTGATCGAGCGCGAGATGAACGGCGCGCCGGGGCTGCTGTATACGTCCGCGACGAGCAGCGCGGGGGCTGCGTCGCTGTACCTGACGTTCAAGCAGGGCGTGAACGCCGATCTCGCGGCCGTCGAAGTGCAGAACCGGCTGAAGACGGTCGATGCGCGCCTGCCTGAGCCGGTGCGCCGCGACGGCATCCAGGTCGAGAAGGCCGCCGACAACATCCAGCTCGTCGTGTCGCTGACCTCCGACGACGGCCGGATGACCGACGTGCAGCTCGGCGAATACGCGTCGGCGAACGTGGTGCAGGCGCTGCGCCGCGTCGAGGGTGTCGGCAAGGTGCAGTTCTGGGGCGCCGAATATGCGATGCGGATCTGGCCCGACCCGGTGAAGCTGGCCGGGCACGGCCTCACCGCGTCGGACATCGCATCGGCCGTGCGTGCGCACAACGCGCGCGTGACGATCGGCGACATCGGCCGCAGCGCGGTGCCGGACAGCGCGCCGATCGCGGCGACGGTGTTCGCGGACGCGCCGCTGAAGACGCCGGCCGATTTCGGGGCGATCGCGCTGCGTGCGCAACCCGACGGCTCCGCATTGTTCCTGCGCGACGTCGCGCGCATCGAGTTCGGCGGCAACGATTACAACTATCCGTCGTACGTGAACGGCAAGGTCGCGACCGGGATGGGCATCAAGCTCGCGCCGGGCTCGAACGCGGTGTCCACCGAGAAGCGCGTGCGCGCGACGATGGACGAGCTGTCCAGGTACTTCCCGCCCGGCGTGAAATACCAGATCCCGTACGAGACGTCGTCGTTCGTGCGCGTGTCGATGAACAAGGTCGTCACGACGCTGATCGAGGCCGGCGTGCTGGTGTTCCTCGTGATGTTCCTGTTCATGCAGAACCTGCGCGCGACGCTGATTCCGACGCTCGTCGTGCCGGTCGCGCTCGCGGGCACGTTCGGCGTGATGTATGCGGCCGGCTTCTCGATCAACGTGCTGACGATGTTCGGGATGGTGCTCGCGATCGGCATCCTCGTCGACGACGCGATCGTCGTCGTCGAGAACGTCGAGCGGCTGATGGTCGAGGAAGGGCTCGCACCGTACGACGCGACCGTCAAGGCGATGAAACAGATCAGCGGCGCGATCGTCGGGATCACCGTGGTGCTGACGTCGGTGTTCGTGCCGATGGCGTTCTTCGGCGGCGCGGTGGGCAACATCTACCGGCAGTTCGCGCTGTCGCTCGCGGTGTCGATCGGCTTCTCGGCGTTCCTCGCGCTGTCGCTGACGCCCGCGCTGTGCGCGACGCTGCTCAAGCCGGTGTCGGGCGACCATCACGAGAAGCGCGGCTTCTTCGGCGGGTTCAACCGCTTCGTCGCGCGGGCGACGCAGCGCTACGCGACGCGGGTCGGCGCGATGCTGAAGAAGCCGGTGCGCTGGCTCGTCGTGTACGGCGCGCTGACCGCGGCGGCCGCGCTGATGCTCACGCAACTGCCGACCGCGTTCCTGCCGGACGAGGACCAGGGCAACTTCATGGTGATGGTGATTCGCCCGCAAGGCACGCCGCTCGCGGAGACGATGCAGAGCGTGCGCGCGGTCGAGTCGGCCATCCGTCGCGACGAGCCGACCGCCTATACGTATGCGCTCGGCGGCTTCAACCTGTACGGCGAAGGGCCGAACGGCGGGATGATCTTCGTCACGCTGAAGAACTGGAAGGAACGCAAGGCCACGCGCGATCACGTGCAGTCGATCGTCGCGCGCATCAACGAGCGCTTCGCGGGCACGCCGAACACGACGGTGTTCGCGATGAACTCGCCGGCGCTGCCCGATCTCGGTTCGTCGAGCGGCTTCGACTTCCGGCTGCAGAACCGCGGCGGGCTCGATTACGCGACGTTCAGCGCCGCGCGCGAGCAACTGCTCGCGGCGGGCGGCAAGGATCGCGCGCTCACCGACCTGATGTTCGCGGGCACGCAGGACGCGCCGCAACTGAAGCTCGACATCGATCGCGCGAAGGCGTCCGCGCTCGGCGTGTCGATGGACGAGATCAACACGACGCTCGCGGTGATGTTCGGCTCCGACTATATCGGCGACTTCATGCACGGCACGCAGGTGCGGCGCGTGATGGTGCAGGCCGACGGGCGGCACCGGCTTGATCCGGACGACGTGAAGAAGCTGCGCGCGCGCAACGCGCGCGGCGAGATGGTGCCGCTCGCGGCGTTCACGACGCTGCACTGGACGCTCGGGCCGCCGCAACTCACGCGCTACAACGGTTATCCGTCGTTCACGATCAACGGCTCGGCCGCGGCCGGCCACAGCAGCGGCGAGGCGATGAGCGCGATCGAGCGGATCGCCGCGAAGCTGCCGGCCGGCATCGGCTATGCGTGGTCGGGGCAGTCGTTCGAGGAGCGGCTGTCGGGCGCGCAGGCGCCGATGCTGTTCGCGCTGTCGGTGCTCGTCGTGTTCCTCGCGCTCGCGGCGCTCTACGAGAGCTGGTCGATTCCGTTCGCGGTGATGCTGGTCGTCCCGCTCGGCGTGATCGGCGCGGTGCTCGGCGTGACGCTGCGGATGATGCCGAACGACATCTATTTCAAGGTGGGACTGATCGCGACGATCGGGCTGTCCGCGAAGAACGCGATCCTGATCGTCGAGGTCGCGAAGGACCTCGTCGCGCAGCGCATGTCGCTCGTCGACGCGGCTCTCGAGGCCGCGCGCCTGCGGCTGCGGCCGATCGTGATGACGTCGCTCGCGTTCGGCGTCGGCGTGCTGCCGCTGGCGTTCGCGTCGGGCGCCGCGTCCGGCGCGCAGATGGCGATCGGCACCGGCGTGCTCGGCGGCGTGATCACGGCGACCGTGCTCGCGGTGTTCCTCGTCCCGCTGTTTTTCGTGATCGTCGGCCGCCTGTTCGACGTCGGCCCACGCCGGCGCGGCGGGGCGCAGCCGACGACGATGGAGGGTTCGCAACCATGA
- a CDS encoding HHHH-motif protein translates to MKTLLKTLTAAAVAAAVLVPAIAEAHPHRVCHFEHHHHRVCHWVR, encoded by the coding sequence ATGAAGACGCTACTGAAAACCCTCACCGCCGCCGCCGTGGCCGCTGCCGTGCTCGTGCCGGCCATCGCCGAAGCGCATCCGCACCGCGTGTGTCACTTCGAGCATCACCATCACCGGGTGTGCCACTGGGTGCGTTGA
- a CDS encoding MbtH family protein — translation MTQAPTPSADTDDLVYTVVINDEEQYSIWPTFRPVPAGWREVGVSGPKADCLAHIETVWTDMRPASLRRAMDGERATRAS, via the coding sequence ATGACGCAAGCTCCGACGCCTTCCGCCGACACCGACGATCTCGTCTATACGGTCGTCATCAACGACGAAGAACAGTATTCGATCTGGCCGACGTTCCGGCCCGTGCCGGCCGGCTGGCGCGAAGTCGGCGTGAGCGGCCCGAAGGCCGACTGTCTCGCGCACATCGAGACCGTCTGGACCGACATGCGCCCCGCGAGCCTGCGCCGCGCGATGGACGGCGAGCGCGCCACGCGCGCGTCGTGA
- a CDS encoding RNA polymerase factor sigma-70, producing MAMAEVLDRPAAAAANPFLGSYPDLPPRAAPRARRASQPAAQGALLDVLISHRAMLVNVARGFVGCASRAEDVVHDVFVKLVEFPNQDAVRQPVAYVTRMVRNASIDACRRQSLENVYHTEEDDGFDVPSPEPTPEAALMTRDTLRRVWAALDDLPARSRAAFEMVRLREETLQTAARALNVSQTLVHFMVRDAERHCAECLDACHRGVACPVFLGGRARRR from the coding sequence ATGGCCATGGCGGAAGTGCTCGACCGACCGGCGGCGGCAGCGGCAAACCCGTTTCTCGGCAGTTATCCGGACCTGCCGCCGCGCGCCGCGCCGCGTGCGCGCCGGGCGTCCCAGCCCGCTGCGCAGGGCGCGCTGCTCGACGTGCTGATCTCGCATCGCGCGATGCTGGTCAACGTCGCGCGCGGCTTCGTCGGCTGCGCGAGCCGTGCGGAAGACGTCGTGCACGACGTGTTCGTGAAGCTCGTCGAATTCCCGAACCAGGACGCGGTGCGCCAGCCGGTCGCGTACGTGACGCGGATGGTGCGCAATGCGTCGATCGACGCGTGCCGCCGGCAAAGCCTCGAAAACGTCTATCACACGGAAGAGGACGACGGCTTCGACGTGCCGTCGCCCGAGCCGACGCCGGAAGCCGCGCTGATGACGCGCGATACGCTGCGGCGCGTGTGGGCCGCGCTCGACGACCTGCCGGCGCGCAGCCGGGCGGCGTTCGAGATGGTGCGGCTGCGCGAGGAGACGCTGCAGACCGCGGCGCGCGCGCTGAACGTGTCGCAGACGCTCGTGCATTTCATGGTGCGCGACGCGGAGCGTCACTGCGCGGAATGCCTCGACGCGTGCCATCGCGGCGTCGCTTGCCCGGTGTTCCTGGGCGGCCGCGCGCGGCGGCGGTAA
- a CDS encoding molecular chaperone, which yields MKHSFSLSSPRRALCAFATVGALLAGAAHAAIVPDRTRVIFNEGEQAAIVTITNKSTTYPYLVQSWLEDANGNKITSPLMVVPPLQRVEANERNVLRIAKLPGTQLPADRETVFYLNIREVPPKTDTPNTLQIALHTQMKLFYRPKAVQPARDEDWTLPMTLRVDAAAHKLVFDNPTPYHVTVVDVSAGAQKTPVPIEPVMVSPMSTADVPFKAATPSTLFVTHIDDYGGQVAVEYACEAGACKSVKK from the coding sequence ATGAAGCATTCCTTTTCCCTTTCCTCCCCGCGGCGCGCGCTGTGCGCGTTCGCGACCGTCGGTGCGCTGCTTGCCGGCGCCGCCCATGCGGCGATCGTGCCCGATCGCACGCGCGTGATCTTCAACGAAGGCGAACAGGCCGCGATCGTGACGATCACCAACAAGAGCACGACGTATCCGTATCTCGTGCAGTCGTGGCTCGAAGATGCGAACGGCAACAAGATCACGTCGCCGCTGATGGTCGTGCCGCCGCTGCAGCGGGTCGAGGCGAACGAGCGCAACGTGCTGCGGATCGCGAAGCTGCCCGGTACGCAACTGCCGGCCGATCGCGAAACGGTGTTCTACCTGAACATCCGCGAAGTGCCGCCGAAGACGGATACGCCGAACACGCTGCAGATCGCGCTGCACACGCAGATGAAGCTGTTCTACCGGCCGAAGGCGGTGCAGCCCGCGCGCGACGAGGACTGGACGCTGCCGATGACGCTGCGGGTGGATGCGGCCGCGCACAAGCTGGTGTTCGACAATCCGACGCCTTACCACGTGACGGTGGTCGACGTGAGCGCGGGCGCGCAGAAGACGCCGGTGCCGATCGAGCCGGTCATGGTGAGCCCGATGAGCACGGCCGACGTGCCGTTCAAGGCCGCGACGCCGTCGACGCTGTTCGTCACGCACATCGACGACTACGGCGGCCAGGTGGCGGTCGAGTATGCGTGCGAGGCCGGTGCGTGCAAGAGCGTGAAGAAATGA
- a CDS encoding fimbrial protein, with protein MSGAARQRNAPLAAWLRWVVLAMLLAAVQPAWALRCLTNSGATSLTEPIGGVASYPTDAPDGYVIWVSPVRTTSGYCYKDLGDAGSLKVVDNIYFYANPNRTDPAAWGLEIGIRYKGVDYFDKTSNRGGGVFTGYSVPPCSRYDFDRGRCQRTSISIDYQVVVRKRGNWVQPPSDIYTVFQFDGEFGLNAFGTSFQYRLSGLRNLKPTPCFVDVLVTPEPGIVNFGQVQAVGNGFLPAVPRKRFSLSLTKKCNVAVRVDGYFETSYPVQNGLLVPAKDSNFGIGIEDSQGKAIPFNEQFNLAQFPSNVMNQSVLMDAVLKSFGPPKIGRFDATATIRLFIY; from the coding sequence ATGAGCGGGGCCGCGAGACAACGCAACGCACCGCTCGCGGCGTGGCTGCGCTGGGTCGTCCTGGCGATGCTGCTCGCGGCGGTTCAGCCCGCGTGGGCGCTGCGCTGCCTGACCAACAGCGGCGCGACCTCGTTGACCGAGCCGATCGGCGGCGTGGCGTCGTATCCGACCGATGCGCCGGACGGCTACGTGATCTGGGTGTCGCCGGTACGCACGACGTCGGGGTATTGCTACAAGGACCTGGGTGACGCCGGCAGCCTGAAGGTCGTCGACAACATTTACTTCTATGCGAATCCGAATCGCACGGACCCCGCCGCATGGGGGCTCGAGATCGGCATCCGCTACAAGGGCGTCGATTATTTCGACAAGACCAGTAATCGCGGCGGCGGGGTGTTTACCGGATATTCGGTGCCGCCGTGCAGCAGGTACGACTTCGACCGCGGGCGTTGCCAGCGGACGAGCATCAGCATCGACTATCAGGTCGTCGTGCGCAAAAGAGGCAACTGGGTCCAGCCGCCGAGCGATATCTATACGGTGTTCCAGTTCGACGGCGAGTTCGGGCTGAATGCGTTCGGCACGAGCTTCCAGTACCGTCTGAGCGGCCTGCGCAACCTCAAGCCGACGCCGTGCTTCGTCGACGTGCTCGTGACGCCCGAACCGGGCATCGTCAATTTCGGGCAGGTGCAGGCGGTCGGCAACGGCTTCCTGCCGGCGGTGCCGCGCAAGCGCTTTTCGCTGTCGCTGACCAAGAAGTGCAACGTCGCGGTGCGGGTGGACGGGTACTTCGAAACGAGCTATCCGGTTCAAAACGGCTTGCTGGTTCCCGCGAAGGACAGCAATTTCGGTATCGGCATCGAGGACAGCCAGGGCAAGGCGATTCCGTTCAACGAACAGTTCAACCTCGCGCAATTCCCGTCCAACGTCATGAACCAGAGCGTATTGATGGACGCGGTGCTGAAGTCGTTCGGGCCGCCGAAGATCGGCCGGTTCGACGCGACGGCGACGATCCGCTTGTTCATCTATTGA
- a CDS encoding efflux transporter outer membrane subunit — protein sequence MFALNARGALRVPLALAAALALAGCSLAPRYERPAAPVPATYAPVDGGTTPAAEPAIAQDAALLDDWHAYFTDPALQAWIDAALANNRDLRIAAGRLEEARALYGVQRADRMPSVDANLGYERARQYDPVVRESAISGLYRAGVGVSAYELDLFGRVRSLSDAALADYFATADAQRTVRIGVIAEVAGAYVSERSLHEQLALAQRTLDARERMAALTQRRYAAGTSDAIELRSADMLVASARASQAALQREHAQAVRALQLLAGDFARNVPDDATALDSLSIAPVAPGAPSQLLERRPDIRQAEARLKAANANIGAARAAFFPRIALTTDYGSVSDAFSNLFAAGTSVWTFAPRITLPIFAGGRNRANLDVAHARKDIAVAEYEKAVQTAFREVADAFAARDWIDRQLVAQQDVYAADGARLKLAERRYAGGVATYLELLDAQRSTYESGQELIRLRQLRLANAIALYRALGGGWAPATAEAAASA from the coding sequence ATGTTTGCGCTGAATGCACGTGGCGCGCTGAGGGTACCGCTCGCGCTGGCCGCCGCGCTCGCGCTCGCCGGGTGTTCGCTCGCGCCGCGGTACGAGCGCCCGGCCGCGCCGGTGCCGGCGACCTATGCGCCGGTCGACGGCGGCACGACGCCGGCCGCCGAACCGGCCATCGCGCAGGATGCCGCGCTGCTCGACGACTGGCATGCGTATTTCACCGATCCGGCGCTTCAGGCGTGGATCGACGCGGCGCTCGCGAACAACCGCGACCTGCGGATCGCCGCCGGCCGGCTCGAGGAAGCGCGTGCGCTGTACGGCGTGCAGCGCGCGGACCGGATGCCGTCGGTCGATGCGAATCTCGGCTATGAGCGCGCGCGCCAGTACGACCCGGTCGTGCGCGAAAGCGCGATCAGCGGGCTGTATCGCGCGGGTGTCGGCGTCAGCGCGTACGAGCTCGACCTGTTCGGCCGCGTGCGCAGCCTGTCCGATGCGGCGCTCGCCGACTATTTCGCGACGGCCGATGCGCAGCGCACGGTCCGCATCGGCGTGATCGCCGAAGTGGCGGGCGCGTACGTTTCCGAACGATCGTTGCATGAGCAACTGGCGCTCGCCCAGCGCACGCTCGATGCGCGCGAGCGGATGGCCGCGCTCACGCAACGCCGCTATGCCGCCGGCACGAGCGACGCGATCGAGCTGCGCTCGGCCGACATGCTGGTGGCGTCCGCGCGCGCGTCGCAGGCCGCGCTGCAGCGCGAGCATGCGCAGGCCGTCCGCGCGTTGCAACTGCTGGCGGGCGATTTCGCGCGCAACGTGCCGGACGACGCGACCGCGCTCGATTCGCTGTCGATCGCGCCCGTGGCGCCGGGTGCGCCGAGCCAGTTGCTCGAACGGCGGCCGGACATCCGGCAGGCCGAGGCACGGCTGAAGGCCGCGAACGCGAACATCGGCGCGGCGCGCGCGGCGTTCTTCCCGCGCATCGCGCTGACGACCGACTACGGCTCGGTGAGCGACGCGTTCTCGAACCTGTTCGCGGCCGGCACGAGCGTATGGACGTTCGCACCGCGCATCACGCTGCCGATCTTCGCGGGCGGACGCAATCGCGCGAACCTCGACGTCGCGCACGCGCGCAAGGACATTGCGGTCGCCGAATACGAGAAGGCGGTGCAGACCGCGTTTCGCGAAGTGGCCGATGCGTTCGCCGCGCGCGACTGGATCGACCGGCAACTGGTCGCGCAGCAGGACGTGTATGCGGCGGACGGCGCGCGGCTGAAGCTCGCGGAGCGTCGTTATGCGGGCGGTGTCGCGACCTATCTCGAGCTGCTCGACGCGCAGCGCAGCACGTACGAGTCGGGGCAGGAGCTGATCCGGCTCAGGCAGCTCAGGCTCGCGAATGCGATCGCGCTGTATCGCGCGCTCGGCGGCGGCTGGGCGCCGGCCACGGCGGAGGCCGCGGCTTCCGCGTGA
- a CDS encoding fimbria/pilus outer membrane usher protein: protein MLVVGSQSQATEFNSSFLDIDGTSNVDLSQFSQPDFTLPGEYMLDVQVNDLFYGLQAIEFIALDASGAGKPCLRPELVAQFGLKPSLAKDLPRFQGGRCVDLGAIEGATVRYLKSDGRLKITIPQAALEFTDSTYLPPSRWSEGIPGAMLDYRVIANTNRNFGAGGGQTNSIQAYGTIGANWDAWRFRGDYQAQSNVGNTAYADRTFRFSRLYAFRALPSIQSTVTFGDDYLTSDIFDTFALTGASIRSDDRMLPPSLRGYAPLISGVARTNATVTVSQAGRVLYVTRVSPGAFALQNINTSVQGTLDVAVEEEDGSVQRFQVTTAAVPFLARTGQLRYKAAVGKPRLFGGGGITPFFGFGEIAYGLPFDITAYGGFIAASGYTSVALGVGRDFGAFGAVSADVTHARAKLWWSGATRNGNSYRINYSKHFDGLDADVRFFGYRFSEREYTNFAQFSGDPTSYGLANSKQRYSATMSKRFGDTSTYFSYDQTTYWARSSEQRVGLTLTRAFSIGTLRNLNVSVSAFRTQSAGASGNQFSVTATLPIGGRHTVTSNLTTGNGSTSANAGYIYDDSAGRTYQVNAGATDGRASANASFRQRTSAYQLNAQASTLANAYAAASLEVDGSFVATQYGVSAHANGNAGDTRLLVSTDGVPDVPLSGTLTHTDSRGYAVLDGISPYNVYDATVNVEKLPLEVQVTNPIQRMVLTDGAIGFVKFSAARGSNLYLTLTDAAGKPLPFGASVQDAANGKELGIVGESGAAFLTQVQPKSTLAVRAGERTLCTVDALPNQLQLEGTPIPVTCQPPGESHAAAARGER, encoded by the coding sequence GTGCTGGTCGTCGGCAGCCAGAGCCAGGCGACGGAATTCAATTCGTCGTTCCTCGACATCGACGGAACGAGCAACGTCGATCTGTCGCAGTTCTCGCAGCCGGACTTCACGTTGCCCGGCGAGTACATGCTCGACGTGCAGGTCAACGACCTGTTCTACGGGCTGCAAGCGATCGAGTTCATCGCGCTCGACGCATCGGGCGCGGGCAAGCCGTGCCTGCGGCCGGAACTCGTCGCGCAGTTCGGGCTGAAGCCATCGCTCGCGAAGGACCTGCCGCGCTTCCAGGGCGGGCGGTGCGTCGATCTCGGCGCGATCGAGGGCGCGACCGTGCGCTACCTGAAAAGCGACGGGCGGCTCAAGATCACGATTCCGCAGGCCGCGCTCGAGTTCACCGATTCGACCTACCTGCCGCCGTCGCGCTGGTCCGAAGGCATTCCGGGTGCGATGCTCGACTATCGCGTGATCGCGAACACGAATCGCAACTTCGGGGCGGGCGGCGGGCAGACGAATTCGATCCAGGCCTACGGGACGATCGGCGCGAACTGGGATGCGTGGCGTTTTCGCGGCGACTACCAGGCGCAATCGAACGTGGGCAACACGGCGTACGCGGACCGCACGTTCCGCTTCAGCCGGCTTTATGCGTTTCGCGCGCTGCCGTCGATCCAGTCGACGGTGACGTTCGGCGACGACTACCTGACCTCCGACATCTTCGACACGTTCGCGCTGACGGGCGCGTCGATCCGCAGCGACGACCGCATGCTGCCGCCGTCGCTGCGCGGCTATGCGCCGCTGATCTCGGGTGTCGCGCGCACCAACGCGACCGTGACCGTGTCGCAGGCCGGCCGCGTGCTGTACGTGACGCGCGTGTCGCCGGGCGCGTTCGCGCTGCAGAACATCAACACGAGCGTGCAGGGCACGCTCGACGTGGCGGTCGAGGAAGAAGACGGCAGCGTGCAGCGCTTCCAGGTGACGACGGCCGCCGTGCCGTTCCTCGCCCGCACCGGCCAGTTGCGCTACAAGGCGGCGGTCGGCAAGCCGCGCCTGTTCGGTGGCGGCGGCATCACGCCGTTCTTCGGCTTCGGCGAAATCGCGTACGGCCTGCCGTTCGACATCACCGCCTATGGCGGCTTCATCGCCGCGTCGGGCTACACGTCGGTCGCGCTCGGCGTCGGTCGCGATTTCGGCGCGTTCGGCGCAGTGTCGGCCGATGTCACGCACGCGCGGGCGAAGCTGTGGTGGAGCGGCGCGACGCGCAACGGCAACTCGTACCGCATCAACTATTCGAAGCACTTCGACGGGCTCGATGCCGACGTGCGCTTCTTCGGCTACCGCTTCTCCGAGCGCGAATATACGAACTTCGCGCAGTTCTCCGGCGACCCGACGTCATACGGCCTCGCCAACAGCAAGCAGCGCTATTCGGCGACGATGTCGAAGCGCTTCGGCGACACGTCGACCTATTTCTCGTACGACCAGACGACCTACTGGGCGCGTTCGTCCGAGCAGCGGGTCGGCCTGACGCTCACGCGTGCGTTCTCGATCGGCACGCTGCGCAACCTGAACGTCAGCGTGTCGGCATTCCGCACGCAGAGCGCGGGCGCGAGCGGTAACCAGTTCTCGGTCACCGCGACGCTGCCGATCGGCGGCCGCCACACCGTCACGTCGAACCTGACGACGGGCAACGGCAGCACCAGCGCGAACGCCGGCTACATCTACGACGATTCGGCCGGCCGCACCTATCAGGTCAACGCGGGCGCGACCGACGGCCGCGCGTCGGCGAACGCGAGCTTCCGCCAGCGCACGTCGGCGTACCAGCTCAACGCACAGGCGTCGACGCTCGCCAATGCGTATGCGGCCGCGTCGCTCGAAGTCGACGGCTCGTTCGTCGCGACGCAGTACGGCGTGTCCGCGCACGCGAACGGCAATGCGGGCGATACGCGGCTGCTGGTGTCGACCGACGGCGTGCCCGACGTGCCGCTGTCCGGCACGCTCACGCACACCGATTCGCGCGGCTACGCGGTGCTCGACGGCATCTCGCCGTACAACGTGTACGACGCGACCGTCAACGTCGAGAAGCTGCCGCTCGAAGTGCAGGTGACGAACCCGATCCAGCGCATGGTGCTGACCGACGGCGCGATCGGCTTCGTGAAGTTCTCCGCCGCGCGCGGCAGCAACCTGTACCTGACGCTGACCGATGCGGCCGGCAAGCCGCTGCCGTTCGGCGCGTCGGTGCAGGACGCGGCGAACGGCAAGGAACTCGGCATCGTCGGCGAGAGCGGTGCGGCGTTCCTGACCCAGGTTCAGCCGAAATCCACGCTGGCGGTGCGGGCGGGCGAACGGACGCTCTGCACGGTCGACGCACTGCCGAACCAGCTTCAACTCGAAGGCACGCCGATCCCGGTGACGTGCCAGCCGCCCGGCGAGTCGCATGCAGCGGCCGCGCGGGGCGAACGATGA
- a CDS encoding fimbrial protein: MKKSILSAVALAALSTSAFAAGTGTINFTGEIVAGACGIDSNSVNQTVQLGKVPTNKFKQAGDKSDPVSFDIKLTDCDTSIAQNAYFTFTGTSSAGQPKLLATIGSATNVGIRLQAASGEYLDNGAEQKAPTLLQNGTNTARFAAMYEATAAGVTPGTADGVANFTVRYQ, translated from the coding sequence ATGAAAAAATCCATCCTGTCCGCCGTCGCACTCGCGGCCCTGTCCACCTCGGCCTTCGCAGCGGGCACCGGCACGATCAACTTCACGGGCGAGATCGTCGCGGGCGCATGCGGCATCGACTCGAACTCGGTCAACCAGACCGTGCAGCTCGGCAAGGTGCCGACCAACAAGTTCAAGCAAGCCGGCGACAAGTCGGACCCGGTGTCGTTCGACATCAAGCTGACCGACTGCGACACCAGCATCGCGCAGAACGCGTACTTCACGTTCACGGGCACGTCGAGCGCCGGCCAGCCGAAGCTGCTCGCCACGATAGGTTCGGCCACCAACGTCGGCATCCGCCTGCAAGCCGCGTCGGGCGAATACCTCGACAACGGCGCCGAGCAGAAGGCCCCGACGCTGCTGCAGAACGGCACGAACACCGCGCGCTTCGCCGCGATGTACGAAGCGACGGCAGCCGGCGTGACGCCGGGTACCGCCGACGGCGTCGCGAACTTCACGGTCCGCTACCAGTAA